A region of Tigriopus californicus strain San Diego chromosome 7, Tcal_SD_v2.1, whole genome shotgun sequence DNA encodes the following proteins:
- the LOC131883736 gene encoding trans-1,2-dihydrobenzene-1,2-diol dehydrogenase-like has translation MAPIRWGIASAGLISSDFVNAIDVSPYKADHEVVAVAARSQAKAEEFAKTFGIKKAYGGYEKLAEDPDIDVVYVGTINTAHLENCLMLIKAGKNILCEKPLGMNVKETKQILEAAQAKNVFFMEAMWARCNPLNRKMQEEIKNGVLGEVMQANATFGAKMEVDRVLKKDLGGGGILDIGIYAINFLQMAFGDEVPEKIIASGNLSPEGVDHSVSVIFRYKNGKMGCFSLSTQVELANEAQVCGTDGQIKVEYPMWAPNRMNFKGKELKIDLPESKIKFNFPNSAALVFEAEHVRECLQNGLKQSDLVPHSLTLTIAEIMENIRKQVGVEYPQDR, from the coding sequence ATGGCACCAATCCGATGGGGCATTGCCAGCGCAGGGCTCATCAGCTCGGACTTTGTGAATGCCATTGACGTATCCCCTTACAAGGCTGATCATGAGGTGGTGGCCGTTGCTGCCCGGAGCCAAGCCAAGGCTGAAGAGTTTGCTAAAACATTTGGCATCAAAAAGGCCTATGGCGGCTATGAAAAATTGGCCGAGGATCCCGATATCGATGTGGTATACGTGGGCACCATCAATACGGCTCATTTGGAGAATTGTCTGATGTTGATCAAAGCTGGGAAAAATATCCTGTGTGAGAAGCCCTTGGGCATGAATGTCAAGGAGACGAAGCAAATCCTGGAAGCGGCTCAAGCCAAGAACGTGTTCTTCATGGAGGCCATGTGGGCCCGTTGTAATCCGCTCAATCGTAAAATGCAAGAAGAGATCAAGAACGGCGTTTTGGGAGAAGTGATGCAAGCCAATGCCACCTTTGGAGCTAAAATGGAAGTTGATCGAGTCCTTAAGAAGGACCTGGGAGGTGGCGGAATTTTAGACATTGGCATTTATGCCATTAATTTCCTCCAAATGGCTTTTGGCGATGAAGTCCCGGAGAAAATCATTGCTAGTGGGAATCTGAGTCCGGAGGGTGTTGATCATAGTGTCTCCGTCATCTTCCGatacaaaaatggaaagatgGGATGTTTTTCGTTGAGCACACAAGTAGAATTGGCGAACGAAGCCCAGGTTTGTGGCACAGACGGTCAAATCAAAGTGGAATATCCGATGTGGGCCCCTAACCGCATGAACTTCAAGGGCAAAGAGTTGAAGATAGACTTGCCCGAATCCAAGATCAAGTTTAACTTCCCCAATTCAGCAGCACTGGTTTTTGAAGCTGAACATGTTCGCGAATGCTTGCAAAATGGATTGAAGCAAAGCGACTTGGTTCCACATTCATTGACCTTAACAATTGCCGAGATCATGGAGAATATCCGCAAACAAGTAGGAGTTGAATATCCTCAGGATAGATGA